The Helicoverpa armigera isolate CAAS_96S chromosome 23, ASM3070526v1, whole genome shotgun sequence genomic sequence ATTACCCTGCGGCAGCAGCTTTTTTTTCAACTAAACTCGTTCATTTGGGACTGGGAACTGCGAAGCCGACAATCAGTAAAGTCAAAGTCCGCTCCAAagtaaagtcaaagtatttattatttgtaaaacataggtaaaaTTCATAGTTTAAAAACCACGGTAAtcatgtattatttattgtcatcagaactcagagcgtgctcaaaatttcatcctaatgggagaccgggaagtgggtcaaattaaaagattccaagatttttcttacataggtacatagttttacaagtgaagctaaaaCAAgcgttagttagttacagcctatttatcgtcccactgctgggcacaggcctcctctcacacggagaaggattgagcattaatcaagcaatgagcattaaaacaagcgtattaataaataatccaTTCCATAGAATCTATTTGGGACGATGATAGGccaatttgtttttctttctagaGATTTACTTGtattgtatggggctaatgtcaaagaATATTTCTTCTACCTGAGCAAATCAACAGATGTACATTATATGATCAACGGCCGTTAGAGCATAGGTACTAAGTTGTGTCAAAGTTATAACTATGTCATCAGTTTATTTTTCCCTGTTCAGATTCTACTTTATAGGAATTCCCCGCAGTATGAAGAGTTACTCATCCAGgtgttattttataagaagatacctatgtattgaaaaacTTGCTTCAAGctgtgccaaaaataaatttccaaaaaaaaaaaaatccttgtagCACTGTCTTTCAAAATAGTGTGCTCGTAATTTCGTTCAAATACGAGTTATGTTATTTTCACGTGTTCTTACGTACTACCCACTTATAATATACCATGACAGCGAACACAACTGTGTAATCTACcgttattataaatgtaatcattactaattaatattgcacttTACGCCAAAAGGAAGTGTTCCAAGTTGAAGGGTTCCGTATATATTATTTCAAACGTGTAggtatgatttatttatgacacagaaaatgcaatttttttttgcaagagtatttttatgtaccttcttattttatttttaatttttctgtttgtattttCCACAAGTAGTAGGTGAAAaatgaaactgctggcagaagcaagtcttcaaaataattaacaaaaaatggtaaaaaatTGCCTACccttttattttccaaattgtAAAAATGCACAAAGTTTTCCCCTTATAAAACACGTGTCCTAACTACCTTCAAATGACCACTCGAATTCCGTAagcacttaattttttttttatttagtggaACCCAAAAACGTAGTAGTAGGTATACAAGTGTAATAATATAATGGATGCGGAGAAcagtttacaataatattgaatgaATGGTCCCGCACGCGCACGTTGTGGGTTCTAAAATTAAACAGTCAGCTCTGTGTCTTCCACGGTATGTGACCAGTTCTCGCGCCGCGAACAAATGGTTTAAATATcgaattttagttaaaatttaaaactattttaaaataaaaacaacagacttttttgtggtaattaaaaatattttgtgcattttttttaatttagattcatttgaaaataaaataagtttttttagaaaatttaaataaaaaagggtttgtttttttttcagaaaatggaaaaactaaaaatattgttatttggcGTACTTCTAAGTTCGTGTTTGTGTGATGGACTCAAAATATTAACGGTGTTCCCAGTCCCAAGTCCCAGTCACGGTATACTTGGTGACAATATGGTTAAACATCTTCTCAATGGAGGCCATGAAGTAAGTAATTTTAGACCTTAACATTGTTAAAATTAAGAGTAATTTTGAATAGTAGCTTGATAGTGACCTAAGATCGTAAGTCTCgtcttaatattttaatcagcGTTATCTCCATtcacaaaatcattaaattttcGCAAGTTAGTgatatcattttttatttagtgttcaagctggttattaaattaattaaacagattTAAAATTCAGGTATTTACTCATATAcatttgttatttacataaagtATGAAATATAGAAACATTTCAGTCATTCGTCAATCTTTCTCATATTCAAGTGCACCCGCTTAGTAAGTAAACTGTTGACTTtagaaaaagtacaaaatacctatattaagttAATGATTTCTGCTTCTTCAAACGGTTTCCTTTgttatcatagttattttatgACCTGATAATGGATGTTTAAATATTACAGTTCTTTACTTATTAATTcgtaacatacctacataactaTCATAATGTCTATGTAAACAGACAAACACCGCATTTAAATCTTCCGCAAAGTAAACACCGTCAAATAATAGATAATGATTAAACCTTGAAAATAGACTATGACCTCTGAGATTAACTAGTAACTAAAGAGTCGTTAGTGAGAAAATCAACATCATCTAATTTAAGTATCAATGATGAGGTAATAATTtgatacaattttttgttttattaacacacGAAACAGCCCACAGCAACTGTGTCCACTAACGTTCCTAATGTTATTTTACCTGTTGATTTCCTTATTAGAGTTAGAATTTCGATATTATCCTCGTACAGGTAATGACAAATTCCTATATCTACAGCTTATTGGAAACGGTCATAAAACGGTAGGACCGACGCGATATTATCGTTTATAATTCCAGAttagttacataataataaaaaataaaaaacaaaaaaaaagaactagTCAACTACAAATTCTCAATATTttaactacttaaataaaagtCATGAGATAAGCATTTACCTATACCTAGCTTAACTAGGTGTTACaagtttttttcttctattccatgtttttttttttaatttttttgtcatCTCATTGACTCCCATCCAAACAAAATGCACTGTCAGTCAATCTGTACATTTCCGTGCATATGAAGTGCAtacaacttataaataaattattattccgCTATCACTACTTGTGACCAAAATAGCTGAGTGCGACAATGTAAACATTGTTTAAATCAGTAGTTCATAAACAACAGAATACCCGCTTTTCAATGGAATTGTTATATCAAccaaataggtacattataaacAGGCATCCTTCAGAAACCACCTCACTACAACACTATACACTCACCTCTCACCACTATACACTATACTTTGCACTATAACACTAAATCTATACATATCTATAATTATAGTATAACAAAGAGGAATCATTCTTTTGCTCGTTCGTTAGTACCCTAAAaattccgaaactactgaacagatttgaaaataaaaacactgttggaaagctactctcaTCCCGAGTAACAAAGGATATAATTATATCCTGGTACGTGCAGTAGTTCACAcacgacgcgggtgaaaccacaggaaaacCGCTAGTACACCATTAAACCAATGTAGAACAATATCAAAGTCTTTAAAGGTTTCAGTAACATTATAACTGGTTTGTAAAGATTATATCGGTACAGTAGCTGAAGCAGAGATGACCCGATGGCATTGTAGTAAAACATTATCCTTTACCTACAAATAACCTCTCCTTTATAAATAGTCTTATTACTTGTactgttattacttttttcacACACATGTCTTAATTAATGCTAAACGCAGCAtcgtataaaataacaattaatttgtttacaggTAACATACATTACGCCTTTCAAAAATAAGAATCCCCATCCAAAATTACACACAATAGATGTATCTGCGAACATGAAACTTTTTGACCGTAAGTATGGATAcctcaaaatcatcatcatcaacatcatgataagcctatcgcagtccactgctggacataggcctctccaagtgcacgccactgagatcgattttcggcttctcgcatccagttcctgccagccgtcttacCTCAAAATAAAACTCCAATATTTCTTTTGTGCAATTCTAAACTATGTCTAATGACCAGTCTTCGGCTAATAGATATATGATGGACAAAAGAGTATAGGGGACTATAAATGACCATGCTTGATGCATATGCATACGATTTCTAACCAATATAACATGGAAAACTCAACAACCATCGAATAGAATAGAATCCAAGTTGAAATTAAATTCAAGGTCAAATAAAACCATTTACGTTTCACTAACTGGATTTTATGAGCATAATAAATCTAGGAAACGTTctaataatagtaattatatTGACTACAAACGATCGGAAAATAGATTTTACTACATAAAGACCAATAGCTAGGGTGTTCATGTATTCACAAGTACATTTTACGACACATACATTTTATGATACGGACATCTACACAAGCACATCCTAactgacctcgtcaacccagaTACTCATGCAACCCAataccttggtaagactagtgtcagacttactggcttctgactacccgtaactactgccaatgatgttaaatgacagccaggacctaccaCAGCCATTAGTGTCCCCAAAGTTATGATAACACTAGAAAACAAAACTACAGCTGATACAAAAGCCATCTCGAAAACATTTAAGGAAtccgacattattatttactagattCTTATGTCAAATATCTTTATAGCAAACATGTTGGATGTGAAGAAAATAATGGATGGAGACAAGTATATGCAAGACAATGCACTGTTGTTCGTACTGATGAACTCCATTGCAAGTTCCACGTTGGGCAACCCAAACGTACAGAAAATGTTGAAGGATCCCAATACCAAGTTTGATGTGATCATCGGCGAATTTATGTTCTCTGATTTATATTCTgcgtaagtaaataattaattaccctgtcttataataattttctatataaatatttgaatatctaCTACAGTTATAACCCTCAGTTCCAGCAAAACGGCTATCAAAATTCCAAAAATCAATCTGAGATTCTATCCTGTTAGGCAGCTTCGAGGTCTTCagaatatttgtcatcaaattAATCAATAATCAAAGTATATCTTTCTTCCAGGTTGCCAGCAGTGCTCCAATGTCCCTTCATCTGGTTCTCAACCATTGAAGCTCACTCTATGATCTTGAACCAAGTTCACGGTCCTCTGAATCCGGCTTACACTGCCGACTATCTGGTGGCGAGGGTTCCTCCGTTTTCTTTCTATGGAAGAGTACATGAGCTATGGACTTTACTAGTAGGACTATATCACCATAACTTGTAAGTATTGGTATAGAAATGCTATTTATCTTACCTCGTGTTAAAATGTAGGAtcagaaattaaaaatgatCGAATACTCCATAATCAACTTTTTCTGAATGATTTTTGTTCGGGAGTAAAACTGCTACAAGATTTGCTTAGAAATAATCAAACAGACTTGTAAATTCAAACTCATCACTGCATTGTTCTGTTTGTGCAAAAGAATATTATCTATCATTACCGTGCCATACATGTACAATCATCTTAGGATGTTTGAAAATGAGTTACGATGCATGTTTTGTAGAAAATGAGAgtataattatacaaaaaccgTACATTTGTTGCTAACTCaccaaattatataatatatgagAGTGCAAAAAACTTCGCTCGATTAAAATTCAGTGTCAGTCATGATAAACCTATGTATTACAAAATTCCATGTGTCATGTACCAATGTCAAACCAGTTTGatcattcatttcattattattattgaattttaatctTTTCTTAATGCGACTGTTTATCTTTGACAGTaacaaatgtaattttttatcaattattatttatgttaggAAATAAATCCGTATTTATATAGACGCCATGATTATGCAGGATTTCCAACAGCGATTATGCATAATTGTGTTGGTAATCTTTTGTATCGCCAGACGCCCTGATAACCTTTGAGATAagcataattttcttttcattgcaGTGATTATCACGCGAAAGAAGTGTCTGATTACGAGACTTTGATAGCCCCGATAGCCAGGGAGCAAGGGAAGCCTGTGCCTGATTTCAACGTTCTGAAGTATAATGCATCTCTTTTGTTGGGTAACACACACGTTGCCATTTCAAACGCAGTACCTCTTCCACCGTGTTATAAGCATATTGGAGGATACCACATTGATGAGGAGGTCAAACCTTTGCCTGAGGTTGGTGGCCTCGTCTTTGaatatttgttatatatttcCTTCTGAATCGATGatgatattaaattatgttctaaattaaaattaaatacccaAATTATAAAATGAGTCCAAGAATTTGATTGCCTTAATCAATTTAAGCTGTATTCTAAACTCATGTGTGTACGCATTTCTCAGGACTTGCAAAAAATTATGGATTCCGCCAAACACGGTGTTATATACTTCAGTATGGGATCAAATCTGAAGAGTAAGGATCTACCAGATGAATTAAAGCAAGGACTATTGAAAGTTTTTGGTGCATTAAAACAAACTGTGATTTGGAAGTTCGAAGAAAATCTGCCAAACACGCCGAAAAATGTTCAAATAGTACAGTGGGCACCACAGCAAAGTATTTTGGGTAAGTTTTTTCAATAGTTTCATTCGAAAAGCAATTTGATAAAGTAATCTATATACATAgtacaataaacataatcttgagGTTTTATCTTATTGAACACTGCAGCAATAAAGATAAGGAAGCCGATTATTTGGAGAGGGCATCCATTTATTCCTAGCGAAGGTGATTTCAATTGACATCAATTAACAATTGAATCCTCGTATCCAATCGTAATCTGAGGAGACGAATACTCAGACATCAAATCGTCGTGACTTGCATCTAAACAATTTAGAGAGACAGAatgctttttaatttatcttcttTATGAAGTTTATGATGCTTAATAGCAATTTCGAAGCATGTCATTAATTTATCTTCTGTTCTATTTCAGCTCATAAAAACTTAATCCTCTTCGTGACACACGGAGGTCTCCTGTCAATCACTGAAGCAGTCCACTTTGGTGTTCCCCTCATCGCCATACCAGTATTTGCTGACCAATACCTAAACGCCAATAGGATCGAAAAGAAAGGGTTCGCCATCAAAGTAGACCTGTCACGCACAATGGACCAGGATCTTAAAGTCGCTTTGCACGAAGTCCTTGGGAACAAGAAGTAAGTTGGATACTGATTTTAAtaccaaataattataaattataaagttaattttttGGCTAGTTTACCACGACCAGTTACTGTCAATCCAAAGTCCCACTGTATCTACACCTAATATTTACTCTTTATATCAAAAATTTGTTTGAAACTGGTATTCGATCTTATGTATATCAcactcattttccaaaattcATCATCTAATCCAATTTCTCTCTATAAGATCTCATAAACTAAATATCATTCCTCTGTCAACAGATATGCAGAAACAGCAAAAGCACTATCGATAGCATACCACGATCGTCCCCAAAAGCCGAAAGATGCTTTAAACTTCTGGGTGGAGCACGTGGTGCGCACGCGCGGCGCTCCTCACTTGCGCTCCGTCGCGGTCGACATACCCCTCTACCAACGAGTGTATCTAGATCTCTTAGCTTTAATCCTTCTAGCTTTAGTAGTACTATTGGTAGTGATCAAGAAGATTTTGGGTCTTCTAACATCAAAGAAGAGTGTTAAGCAAAAGAAGAATTAGATTAATTGACATTTAGTGCTGTGAGTGTATTTGAATTGAGAAAGATGACATACGGctgatttcaatattatttctttctgAAAAAGTGAGACACATTATTTGACGAAAAAGAAGTTCCAATATAGGTACTAGTTTATCGATTTTCAAAATATCTTGAAGCATATCCCTCTTGTTAAGAGTCAAGGCCTTCTTTTGAATACTGTTGTGTTATCATCTTTAACCTTATGTCCTGAAAGATGCCCTGTCTGACTGATAAGGTTCAAAGTTATCAATAGCAGTAAAGTTTTTAAGGTGTAAATGTTTTTCTTGTTGTCAACTGCTGGTTtgttgtataataatta encodes the following:
- the LOC110376848 gene encoding UDP-glucosyltransferase 2: MEKLKILLFGVLLSSCLCDGLKILTVFPVPSPSHGILGDNMVKHLLNGGHEVTYITPFKNKNPHPKLHTIDVSANMKLFDPNMLDVKKIMDGDKYMQDNALLFVLMNSIASSTLGNPNVQKMLKDPNTKFDVIIGEFMFSDLYSALPAVLQCPFIWFSTIEAHSMILNQVHGPLNPAYTADYLVARVPPFSFYGRVHELWTLLVGLYHHNFDYHAKEVSDYETLIAPIAREQGKPVPDFNVLKYNASLLLGNTHVAISNAVPLPPCYKHIGGYHIDEEVKPLPEDLQKIMDSAKHGVIYFSMGSNLKSKDLPDELKQGLLKVFGALKQTVIWKFEENLPNTPKNVQIVQWAPQQSILAHKNLILFVTHGGLLSITEAVHFGVPLIAIPVFADQYLNANRIEKKGFAIKVDLSRTMDQDLKVALHEVLGNKKYAETAKALSIAYHDRPQKPKDALNFWVEHVVRTRGAPHLRSVAVDIPLYQRVYLDLLALILLALVVLLVVIKKILGLLTSKKSVKQKKN